A region of the Mycobacterium sp. NBC_00419 genome:
ATCGGACTTGAACTGGTCAGGTGTCGGCACGGGGTCGCGGCCGGTGAACCCGCCGATCGCCATGACCGCTGTGCCGCTGGACAGTTCGAGGCCGGCCGCGGTCGACGAACCGATCGTTGCCGCTGACCACGTGCTGCTGGTGGCCCGTAACAGGGAGGCCAGCTTCGGGTTGTCCGGAACCGAACCGAAAGCCTTTGACATGGCATCGTTTTCGGGTCGCGATGGCCCCACGGTCGGGCTGCCGCCGCGGTGCGCGGTGCCGACGGTGGCCACCGCGTACGCCGCCGGGCCGGCCAGAAGCACAACCGCGCCCACGCCTGCGGCCACCACGGTCATCCGGCGCCGGGTCGGTGCCCACAGGACCAGTGCGGCCGCGGCCAGCACCGCGCCGACCAGGATCGTCCACCGCAGTGTGGGCAGCCAGGTGCCGTTGCGGCCCAACAACAGCCAATTCCAGACACCGGTCGACAGGATCAGCGACGCCAGCCCGAGCCGGCCGAACAGGCTGTGCCGACGGCCCCACATCTCGTGCCCGCCGATCCCGACCAGTGCCGCGACCGCCGGTGCCAGCGACAAGCAGTAGTACGGGTGAACCATCCCCTTCATGAAGCTGAGCACCAGCCCGTTGACCACCAGCCAACCGCCGAACAGCACCGTCGCGGCCCGCACCCGGTCGGTGCGCGGTGCGCGCCCGCGGGAGATCGCCACCAGCACGATGGCCAGCAGGGCGGTCGGGACCAACCAGCCGATCTCGAAGCCGAACTCACCGGACATCAACCGGACCAGCCCCTCGCGCTGCCCGCCGAAGCCACCCAGGTGGGCCGACCGGATCTGGTCACCGGCCGAGGCGCCTAGGGGATGGGGTGACCCGAAGGCCTCGTGGTTGCGGCCCGCCACCCGGGCGAATCCGTTGTAGCCGAGTACCAGGTTCATGAAGTTGTTGTCGGTGGATCCGGCGATGTAGGGCCGCGAGGAGGCCGGCCATACCAGCGTCAAGACGATGAACCAGCCGGCCGAGACGAGGAAACCGGCGGCCGAGCCGAGTAGGTGCAGCACCCGGCGCCGCAGATCGGTCGGGGCCGCGAACAGGTAGGCCAGCCCCACCGCGGGCGCGATCATCAGACCCTCGAGCATCTTGGCCAGGAAGGCGAAGCCCAGTGCCACCCCGGCCCAGGCCAGCCAGCGACCGCTGCCCCGCTCGACGGCGCGCACCGTGCAATACGCTGACGCCGTCATCAGCAGGACCATGGCGGCATCCGGATTGTTGAACCGGAACATCAACGCCGCCACCGGTGTCAGCGCCATGGCGGCCCCCGCCAGCAAGCCTGCCCGGGGTCCGCAGATACGGGCCACCGCCGCGTAGATCAACCACACCGTGGCTACCGCCATGAGTGCCTCGGGAACCAGCATGCTGGCGCTGCTGAACCCGAACACCTGACCGGACAACCCCATCACCCATTGCGACACCGGCGGCTTGTCCACCGTGATGAAGTTCGCCGAATCGAGCGAGCCGAACAGCAGCGCCTTCCAGTTGGTGGAGCCGGCCAGCGCTGCGCCCGCGTAGAACTGATTGGCCATCCCATTGATGGTGATGTGCCACAGGTACAGGACGGCGGTGCCGATCAGCAGCACCACCAGGCCGATGCGTTCGGACCGCGACGGCCCAGTCGCGGGATCGACCGGTGCCGGCGGCGCCTCGCCCGGGTGTGTGGTTGTCACAGCAGACATTCATCCATCTCCGGCCGACCATTGACTGGCAGGTCGGTGTGGGGACGCTGTGAGCGCGCGCTACTTCGTGCCGAACAGCCGATCGCCGGCGTCGCCGAGACCCGGCACGATGTAGCCGTGCTCGTCGAGGGCGCGGTCGACCGCGGCGGTGTAGATCGGTACCTCGGGATGAGCGTCGTGCAGTGCGGCGATGCCCTCCGGACACGTCAGCAGGCAGACGAACTTGATCGAGCGGGGGTGGAACTCCTTGAGCCGGTCCACCGCTGCCACCGCCGAATTCCCGGTGGCCAGCATCGGGTCGACCACTACTACTTCCCGCTCATGGAGGTCGCTGGGCATCTTGAAGTAATACTCCACGGCCACCATCGTTTTCGGGTCGCGGTAGAGCCCGATGTGCCCGATCCGGGCGCCCGGCACCACCGTCAGCATCCCGTCGAGGACGCCGGTGCCTGCCCGCAGGATGGAGACGAAGACCAGTTTCTTACCGTCGATCACGGTGCCGGTGGTGGATTCCAGCGGGGTCTGCACGGTGATCTCGTGGGTCGGGGTGTCGCGGAGCACCTCGTAGGCCATCAGCGTGGACACCTCGTTGGCCAGCCGACGGAACGTGTTGGTCGAGGTCTCCTGCCGCCGCATCAGCGTCAGCTTGTGCTGCACCAGTGGGTGATCGACGAGATGTATGTCGCGCATGATTTCCCCCTAGAACACAGTGCCGTCGCTGGCCACCGTCAGTGGTGGCAGACCGCCGCGTAACCGCTGTGCCAGTGCGCGCCCCGCGGACCAGGTGCCGCCCTCGAGCACGCATGCCAGCGGTAGCCGCTCGGCGTCCACGCCGAGCAATGACCGCACCAGTGGGGCCAGTTCGTCGAGCAGCGCCACCGTCAGCGCCCGCCACTCGACCACCACGCCGTCTGCGGCGCTGAGGGTTCGATCGCGGACACCGTCCTCGCGTAGCCGAACCACGCCGGTGTCGAGGAACAGTCCGCCGTTGCGGTATTCGGGTAGGCCGGTCAGGTCGTCGAGATCGGTGACCGTCACCCCCGACCAGCGCAACGGTTCCAGCAGCGAGTAGGTGAGCCACTG
Encoded here:
- the upp gene encoding uracil phosphoribosyltransferase; this encodes MRDIHLVDHPLVQHKLTLMRRQETSTNTFRRLANEVSTLMAYEVLRDTPTHEITVQTPLESTTGTVIDGKKLVFVSILRAGTGVLDGMLTVVPGARIGHIGLYRDPKTMVAVEYYFKMPSDLHEREVVVVDPMLATGNSAVAAVDRLKEFHPRSIKFVCLLTCPEGIAALHDAHPEVPIYTAAVDRALDEHGYIVPGLGDAGDRLFGTK
- a CDS encoding ArnT family glycosyltransferase; translated protein: MSAVTTTHPGEAPPAPVDPATGPSRSERIGLVVLLIGTAVLYLWHITINGMANQFYAGAALAGSTNWKALLFGSLDSANFITVDKPPVSQWVMGLSGQVFGFSSASMLVPEALMAVATVWLIYAAVARICGPRAGLLAGAAMALTPVAALMFRFNNPDAAMVLLMTASAYCTVRAVERGSGRWLAWAGVALGFAFLAKMLEGLMIAPAVGLAYLFAAPTDLRRRVLHLLGSAAGFLVSAGWFIVLTLVWPASSRPYIAGSTDNNFMNLVLGYNGFARVAGRNHEAFGSPHPLGASAGDQIRSAHLGGFGGQREGLVRLMSGEFGFEIGWLVPTALLAIVLVAISRGRAPRTDRVRAATVLFGGWLVVNGLVLSFMKGMVHPYYCLSLAPAVAALVGIGGHEMWGRRHSLFGRLGLASLILSTGVWNWLLLGRNGTWLPTLRWTILVGAVLAAAALVLWAPTRRRMTVVAAGVGAVVLLAGPAAYAVATVGTAHRGGSPTVGPSRPENDAMSKAFGSVPDNPKLASLLRATSSTWSAATIGSSTAAGLELSSGTAVMAIGGFTGRDPVPTPDQFKSDVAAGKVRYYVVEKDWRGKAGGWPFGDNHTGITDWVNATFPKTQVGDADVYDLSRPK